A window from Pseudomonas moraviensis encodes these proteins:
- a CDS encoding esterase-like activity of phytase family protein — translation MQFGWALAGALLLSALSVSAEPLQELRVLSEHPVEGMRGGNLSGLAMCGNELWTVSDRDDEQIYRLDTRDPVWQAQTVHIDVPPVPESGLPWGLSSRTWAASFIRGGDLDFEGISCDSAGNRYIVSEAHAAVLQVPVSGPANWLKISPLLVREARASGLLLKFNSIFEGLAINPAGDQMWLAAERQKRGLLLIKRQQTVWDCDGRCVLLSEGGKEMQPPQFPKAKAVHRDFSDISLFNGKLFTLERNAYEICRRDAQTAKVEKCWSYADELLQEKRRYSQNYGLEEALIVDAEGAWIGVDNNFGPRADGEARPVVWRFAAPDGGWSARP, via the coding sequence ATGCAGTTTGGCTGGGCCTTGGCGGGTGCGTTGCTGCTGAGTGCGCTGAGCGTGTCGGCCGAGCCGTTGCAGGAACTGCGCGTGCTCTCCGAGCACCCGGTCGAGGGCATGCGCGGCGGCAACCTGTCGGGTCTGGCCATGTGCGGGAATGAACTGTGGACGGTATCCGATCGCGATGACGAGCAGATCTACCGGCTCGATACCCGCGATCCGGTCTGGCAAGCGCAAACCGTGCACATCGACGTGCCGCCGGTGCCCGAAAGCGGCTTGCCTTGGGGCTTGAGCTCGCGTACCTGGGCGGCGTCGTTCATTCGCGGTGGCGATCTGGATTTCGAAGGCATCAGTTGCGACAGCGCTGGCAATCGCTACATCGTCAGTGAGGCTCACGCAGCGGTATTGCAGGTGCCGGTCAGCGGCCCGGCAAACTGGCTGAAGATCTCGCCGCTGCTGGTTCGCGAGGCGCGGGCGAGCGGCCTGCTGCTGAAGTTCAATTCGATCTTCGAGGGCTTGGCGATCAACCCGGCCGGTGATCAGATGTGGCTGGCCGCCGAACGGCAAAAGCGCGGCCTGCTGCTGATCAAGCGCCAGCAGACGGTGTGGGATTGCGACGGTCGCTGCGTGCTGCTCAGTGAGGGCGGCAAGGAGATGCAGCCGCCACAGTTTCCCAAGGCGAAAGCGGTTCATCGCGACTTTTCCGACATTTCATTGTTCAACGGCAAGCTGTTTACTCTTGAACGCAACGCTTATGAGATCTGTCGTCGCGATGCACAGACGGCCAAGGTCGAGAAATGCTGGTCGTATGCCGATGAACTGTTGCAGGAAAAACGTCGCTACTCGCAGAACTACGGGCTGGAAGAAGCGCTGATCGTTGACGCCGAGGGCGCGTGGATCGGCGTCGATAATAATTTCGGCCCGCGTGCCGACGGCGAGGCCCGCCCGGTGGTCTGGCGCTTCGCCG